One window of Roseisolibacter agri genomic DNA carries:
- a CDS encoding gamma-glutamyl-gamma-aminobutyrate hydrolase family protein, with protein sequence MTHAPTLPAMFDAPALGTAHGAASPALRRPVIGVTTQTLHAIEGIPDGLPESWVMNQRYFRAVTMVGGVPLMIPLFADDLATVRALYEHLDGLLIPGGVDMDPVNYGEPMRPEVGRLDAARDAVELQLARWAIADGMPVLGLCRGAQVINVACGGSLYQDIPAQLGTHLQHDCYPTRGFTRTHLAHPVAVTPGSRLEAALERSSVQVNSMHHQSVKTLGEGLAITAVAPDGVVEAVEGTGEGFVVGVQWHPEVFDADDPSSKPLFEAFVRACVEYSERR encoded by the coding sequence ATGACGCACGCTCCCACGCTCCCCGCGATGTTCGACGCCCCCGCTCTCGGGACCGCCCATGGGGCGGCGTCGCCGGCCCTCCGGCGCCCCGTCATCGGCGTCACCACGCAGACCCTCCACGCGATCGAGGGGATCCCCGACGGGCTGCCGGAGAGCTGGGTGATGAACCAGCGCTACTTCCGGGCGGTGACGATGGTGGGCGGCGTGCCGCTCATGATCCCGCTGTTCGCGGACGACCTGGCGACCGTGCGCGCGCTCTACGAGCACCTGGACGGGCTGCTGATCCCGGGCGGCGTGGACATGGACCCGGTGAACTACGGCGAGCCGATGCGCCCCGAGGTGGGCCGGCTGGACGCCGCGCGCGACGCGGTGGAGCTGCAGCTGGCCCGCTGGGCGATCGCCGACGGGATGCCGGTGCTGGGGCTCTGCCGCGGCGCGCAGGTCATCAACGTCGCCTGCGGCGGATCGCTCTACCAGGACATCCCCGCGCAGCTCGGGACGCACCTGCAGCACGACTGCTACCCGACCCGCGGCTTCACGCGCACGCACCTGGCCCACCCGGTGGCGGTGACGCCGGGCTCGCGCCTGGAGGCGGCGCTGGAGCGCTCGTCGGTGCAGGTGAACAGCATGCACCACCAGTCGGTGAAGACCCTCGGTGAGGGGCTGGCGATCACCGCGGTCGCGCCGGACGGCGTCGTCGAAGCCGTCGAGGGAACGGGTGAGGGCTTCGTGGTGGGCGTGCAGTGGCACCCGGAGGTGTTCGATGCGGACGATCCCTCCTCGAAGCCACTCTTCGAGGCCTTCGTCAGGGCCTGCGTCGAGTACAGCGAGCGCCGATAA